The Microcebus murinus isolate Inina chromosome 4, M.murinus_Inina_mat1.0, whole genome shotgun sequence genome has a segment encoding these proteins:
- the SLC3A2 gene encoding amino acid transporter heavy chain SLC3A2, with protein MDPVPLEPSTSVVSVPHQPPSAHTEPDVQGLSAGGDSGAMSQNTEVDMKEVELNELEPEKQPMNAASEAAMAMAVAGAEKNGLVKIKVAEDEGESAATAKFTGLSKEELLKVAGSPGWVRTRWALLVLFWLGWLGMLAGAVVIIVRAPRCRELPVQQWWHTGALYRIGNLQAFQGPDGGNLAGLKGHLDYLSTLKVRGLVLGPIHKNQKDDIAETNLLQIDPSLGSKEDFESLLQSAKKKSIRVILDITPNYKGENSWFSTQVDTVATKVKDALDFWLGAGVDGFQVRDVENLANASLFLSEWQNITKSFGEDRLLIAGTDSSNLQQIVSLLESTKDLLLTSSYLSKSSFTGEQTKVLVTKFLNTIGNHWCAWSLSQAGLMTSFLPAQLLRLYQLLFFTLPGTPIFSYGDEIGLQTAALPGQPVEAPVMLWDESSLPNMPESISANATVKGQNGDPGSLLSLFRRLSDQRSKERSLLHGDFHALSSGPGVFSYIRYWDQNERFLVVLNFEGANLSAKLGPSNLPATASLPARVNLLLSTKPGQEEGASLELEHLNLEPHEGLLLRFPYVA; from the exons GCGCCATGAGCCAGAACACCGAGGTGGATATGAAGGAGGTGGAGCTGAATGAGCTAGAACCGGAGAAGCAGCCGATGAACGCGGCGTCAGAGGCGGCCATGGCCATGGCGGTGGCGGGCGCCGAGAAAAACGGTCTGGTGAAGATCAAGGTGGCCGAAGACGAGGGGGAGTCGGCGGCCACGGCCAAGTTCACCGGCCTGTCCAAGGAGGAGCTGCTGAAGGTGGCGGGCAGCCCCGGCTGGGTGCGCACCCGCTGGGCGCTGCTGGTGCTCTTCTGGCTCGGCTGGCTCGGCATGCTGGCGGGCGCCGTGGTCATCATCGTGCGGGCGCCGCGCTGTCGCGAGCTGCCCGTGCAGCAGTGGTGGCACACGGGCGCCCTCTACCGCATTGGCAACCTTCAGGCCTTCCAGGGCCCAGACGGGGGCAACCTAGCCG GTCTGAAGGGGCATCTCGACTACCTGAGCACTCTGAAGGTGAGAGGCCTTGTGCTGGGCCCAATTCACAAGAACCAGAAGGATGACATTGCTGAGACCAACTTACTACAGATTGACCCCAGTCTTGGCTCCAAGGAAGATTTTGAAAGTCTCCTGCAATCAGCCAAGAAAAAGA GCATCCGTGTCATTCTGGACATCACTCCCAACTACAAGGGCGAGAACTCGTGGTTCTCCACTCAGGTTGATACTGTGGCCACCAAGGTGAAG GATGCTCTGGATTTTTGGCTGGGAGCTGGTGTGGACGGGTTCCAGGTTCGGGACGTGGAGAATCTGGCG aatgcATCCTTATTCTTGTCTGAGTGGCAGAACATCACCAAGAGCTTTGGCGAAGATAG GCTCTTGATTGCAGGGACTGACTCCTCCAACCTTCAGCAGATTGTGAGCCTACTTGAATCTACCAAAGACCTGCTGTTGACTAGCTCATACCTGTCAAAGTCCAGTTTCACTGGGGAGCAAACAAAAGTCCTAGTCACCAAGTTTTTGAATACCATCGGCAATCACTGGTGCGCCTGGAGT TTGTCCCAGGCGGGGCTCATGACTTCCTTCTTGCCGGCTCAGCTCCTCCGACTCTACCAGCTGCTGTTCTTCACCCTGCCGGGGACCCCCATTTTCAGCTATGGGGATGAGATTGGCCTGCAGACAGCTGCCCTTCCTGGACAG CCTGTGGAGGCCCCAGTCATGCTGTGGGATGAGTCCAGCCTCCCGAACATGCCAGAGTCCATAAGCGCCAATGCGACTGTGAAG GGCCAGAATGGAGACCCTGGCTCCCTCCTTTCCCTGTTCCGCCGGCTGAGTGACCAGCGGAGTAAGGAGCGCTCCCTGCTGCATGGGGACTTCCATGCCCTGTCTTCTGGGCCTGGAGTCTTTTCCTACATCCGCTATTGGGACCAGAATGAACGTTTCCTGGTGGTGCTCAACTTTGAGGGGGCAAACCTCTCAGCCAAGCTGGGGCCCTCCAACTTGCCTGCAACTGCCAGCCTGCCAGCCAGGGTTAACCTCCTGCTCAGCACCAAGCCAGGCCAAGAGGAGGGCGCCTCCCTTGAGCTGGAACACCTGAACCTGGAGCCTCACGAAGGGCTGCTGCTCCGCTTCCCCTACGTGGCCTGA